In a single window of the Azospirillum sp. B510 genome:
- a CDS encoding DUF1302 domain-containing protein, producing the protein MGDRSNKNEQKMRSDIALWVFLVGTVISHSASALEFETGNSDWSIRLDNTIKGSSGMRVGGRQSAIANNPTFDESDYKFDRGDFVTNRIDLLSELDITYQRVYGVRVSGAGWYDAAYNNKTSKQNPTLAAAGYSGSYFSNKYSKEVERFYNGPSGELLDAFAFGKIDVGDSPINFKIGQHAISWGTSTFDFFQNGIAYGQAPIDGRKAQAVPGSTLKEILLPVAQASAQWSATPSLSLAAQVMLHWRPSRFPEGGTYFGSADFLFSGPDQFPLAPGLNVPRQSPLTPKKAFNGSFGTSVAWSPEILEGGTLTGYYRQFDDPTPWLAPQVLLRGVLPTGYRMVYPKDIRMVGTSLNVDIGGYSVGTDISFRSNAPLLASGISPVDNEGPRGDTAHVNLNAVGGLTPTALYDTGTFIAELSYERLMSVTKHAELFNGVGYGGCSNGTRTGPGSKRDGCASRDFVGIGVQFSPQWLQVLPGIDLTMPLTASYGLYGNGATSLSGSQGSYTYSASLKADIRQAYTATLTYAKSHADINQIVNGVAISGNGNYAGNDRSWVSLSVQTTF; encoded by the coding sequence ATGGGTGATCGATCAAACAAAAATGAACAAAAAATGAGGAGTGACATTGCTCTCTGGGTTTTTCTAGTCGGGACGGTGATCAGCCATTCCGCAAGCGCACTGGAATTTGAAACTGGAAATTCCGATTGGTCCATCCGATTGGATAACACCATCAAGGGCAGTTCCGGGATGCGGGTGGGCGGGCGGCAAAGTGCGATCGCAAACAACCCAACATTCGACGAAAGTGATTACAAATTTGATCGCGGCGATTTTGTAACCAACCGCATTGATTTGCTCAGCGAGTTGGACATCACGTATCAGCGTGTCTATGGAGTGCGCGTCAGCGGCGCGGGGTGGTATGATGCCGCCTATAATAACAAGACCAGCAAGCAGAATCCTACTTTGGCTGCGGCTGGGTACAGCGGAAGCTATTTTTCGAACAAATACTCTAAAGAAGTCGAGCGTTTCTATAATGGGCCGTCTGGCGAACTGCTCGATGCTTTTGCTTTCGGAAAGATCGACGTGGGCGATTCACCGATCAATTTCAAGATCGGTCAGCATGCGATCTCATGGGGAACCTCGACCTTCGATTTCTTCCAGAACGGCATCGCCTATGGTCAGGCACCGATCGATGGTCGGAAGGCCCAGGCGGTTCCAGGGTCCACGCTGAAGGAAATCCTTCTTCCCGTTGCTCAGGCCAGCGCGCAATGGAGTGCCACGCCCAGCCTGTCACTGGCTGCCCAGGTCATGCTCCATTGGCGCCCGTCACGTTTTCCCGAGGGAGGCACCTATTTCGGTTCGGCCGACTTCCTGTTTAGCGGACCTGATCAGTTTCCCCTGGCCCCTGGTTTGAATGTACCCCGCCAGTCGCCGTTGACTCCCAAGAAGGCCTTCAATGGCAGCTTCGGGACCAGTGTGGCTTGGTCGCCGGAGATTCTTGAGGGTGGCACTCTGACCGGTTATTATCGTCAGTTCGATGATCCGACGCCTTGGCTCGCTCCGCAGGTTCTTCTCAGAGGGGTACTGCCCACCGGCTATCGCATGGTCTATCCGAAGGATATTCGGATGGTCGGCACGAGCCTAAACGTCGATATCGGGGGTTACAGCGTCGGCACCGATATTTCCTTCCGCAGCAACGCGCCTTTGTTGGCCTCCGGGATAAGCCCCGTCGACAATGAGGGGCCGCGCGGCGATACTGCCCACGTCAACCTCAACGCCGTCGGCGGTCTGACGCCTACTGCGCTCTACGACACAGGTACCTTTATCGCGGAACTCTCCTATGAGCGCCTGATGTCCGTGACCAAGCACGCCGAACTCTTTAACGGAGTTGGCTACGGCGGCTGTTCGAATGGAACCCGCACAGGGCCGGGTAGCAAACGCGACGGTTGTGCCAGCCGCGACTTTGTGGGTATTGGCGTTCAGTTCTCGCCGCAATGGCTTCAGGTTCTGCCTGGTATCGACCTGACGATGCCGCTCACCGCGAGCTACGGCCTTTATGGCAACGGCGCCACTTCTCTCAGCGGTAGCCAGGGCTCCTATACCTACTCGGCATCGCTGAAGGCTGACATTCGCCAAGCCTACACCGCGACGCTGACCTATGCCAAGAGCCATGCCGACATCAACCAAATCGTGAACGGAGTCGCCATCAGTGGCAACGGGAACTATGCCGGCAATGACCGCAGCTGGGTTTCCCTGTCCGTGCAGACCACTTTCTGA
- a CDS encoding TetR/AcrR family transcriptional regulator, producing MSKARWNIASTSTALVDTAEVLFARHGFEGVSLRSIYNAAGVSNKSAVSYHFGSKDDLVMAIWKQRLPELERRRKILFEEARAAGRLDDPVTLMTLLFQPFCDLTDSEGRHTYAGFFRHALRSPKVWSQRMAIMDPSETGGEVLARLERQLHVPRYELFLRLRLLSCAFCDLLVERDDDIVEGRPVKTDDDFLRDAIDMVVGGCSFQRKADVRP from the coding sequence ATGAGCAAAGCGCGCTGGAACATTGCCTCCACATCGACTGCTCTGGTCGATACGGCGGAGGTCCTTTTTGCCCGTCATGGATTCGAAGGGGTTTCCCTTCGCAGCATCTACAATGCCGCAGGGGTCAGCAACAAATCAGCTGTCAGTTATCATTTCGGCAGCAAGGACGACTTGGTCATGGCGATTTGGAAGCAGAGGCTTCCAGAGCTTGAAAGGCGGCGCAAAATTCTGTTCGAGGAAGCCCGCGCGGCTGGTCGTCTGGACGACCCCGTCACCTTGATGACGCTGCTGTTCCAGCCCTTCTGTGATCTGACCGACTCTGAGGGCCGGCACACCTACGCCGGCTTTTTCCGTCATGCCTTGCGTTCTCCGAAGGTATGGTCCCAGCGGATGGCGATAATGGATCCGTCGGAAACCGGCGGTGAAGTCCTGGCTCGTCTCGAGCGCCAATTGCATGTGCCGAGGTATGAATTGTTTCTCCGGCTCCGGCTGTTGTCCTGCGCCTTCTGCGATCTGCTGGTCGAACGCGATGACGACATCGTGGAAGGGAGGCCAGTGAAGACCGACGATGACTTCCTTCGCGATGCCATCGATATGGTGGTGGGTGGATGCAGCTTTCAGCGCAAGGCCGATGTGCGGCCATAG
- a CDS encoding cytochrome P450, with protein MAESAEQGPYVDANAIFRRVPAPPHIPADRMIDFDYRHPAGLEEGDVYTALKRLQDGPEIAWTPHNGGHWIVTRGEDIKWVQETYEIFSHEEFTIPRGAAPIKMPPLTTDPPDHGRFRSVLNPAFTPVQVNKMRDKARTLAIDLIESLRPEGTCEFVGDFARVMPVTVFLGIVDLPLDRREEFVEWALTFMVADDMADRLAAQGKIVAYLRTVLDERERNPGDDLLSRIVAWRKDPRFGGEHEVMGMALLVFFGGLDTVASMLSFVAHHLASHPGHVRRLREEPGIIPRAATEYLRRFGLSNTGRLIKKDTTYKGVTFLKDEMIMVPIGLSSIDDRLYDDPFTVNFDREVSVLNTFGNGPHRCAGAPLARVELEIFLAEWTSRMPDIRLDPDRPAITHAGVVNGVERLHLLWDV; from the coding sequence ATGGCAGAGTCCGCAGAACAGGGACCTTATGTCGACGCCAATGCGATTTTCAGGCGTGTGCCAGCGCCGCCCCACATTCCCGCCGACCGGATGATCGATTTCGACTACCGGCATCCTGCCGGACTGGAGGAGGGGGATGTCTACACCGCGCTGAAGCGGTTGCAGGACGGGCCGGAGATCGCCTGGACTCCCCACAATGGCGGACATTGGATCGTCACTCGTGGCGAAGATATCAAGTGGGTACAGGAAACCTATGAGATTTTCAGCCACGAGGAGTTTACCATTCCGCGGGGTGCCGCGCCGATCAAGATGCCGCCGCTCACCACCGATCCGCCCGATCATGGTCGTTTCCGGTCGGTTCTCAACCCGGCGTTCACGCCCGTTCAGGTCAACAAGATGCGCGACAAGGCGCGTACGCTGGCCATCGATCTGATCGAAAGCCTGCGACCGGAGGGGACATGCGAATTCGTCGGCGACTTCGCCAGGGTCATGCCGGTCACGGTGTTTCTCGGCATCGTCGACCTGCCGCTCGATCGCCGCGAGGAATTCGTGGAGTGGGCCCTCACCTTTATGGTCGCCGATGACATGGCGGATCGGTTGGCGGCCCAGGGCAAGATCGTCGCCTATCTAAGGACCGTGCTGGACGAGCGTGAGCGCAATCCCGGCGACGATCTGTTGAGCCGCATCGTTGCCTGGCGGAAGGATCCTCGTTTTGGCGGCGAGCATGAAGTGATGGGCATGGCGCTGCTGGTCTTCTTCGGCGGGCTGGATACCGTGGCGAGTATGCTATCTTTCGTCGCGCACCATCTTGCCAGCCATCCCGGCCATGTCCGTCGGCTGCGGGAGGAACCCGGCATCATTCCACGCGCTGCGACAGAATATCTGCGGCGATTCGGTCTGTCCAACACCGGCCGGCTCATCAAGAAGGACACCACGTATAAGGGTGTCACCTTTCTGAAGGACGAGATGATCATGGTGCCGATCGGGCTGTCGAGCATCGATGACCGCCTCTACGATGACCCGTTCACTGTGAACTTCGACCGCGAGGTATCGGTGCTCAACACCTTTGGCAACGGCCCCCATCGCTGTGCCGGGGCGCCTCTGGCGCGGGTCGAGCTGGAAATCTTTCTGGCGGAATGGACCAGCCGTATGCCCGATATACGTCTGGATCCCGATCGCCCCGCCATCACCCACGCCGGTGTGGTCAATGGTGTTGAACGCCTGCATCTTCTCTGGGATGTTTGA
- a CDS encoding SDR family NAD(P)-dependent oxidoreductase: MLNAFDLSGQTALVVGNGKIPHAIARLFAEAGAVVTHEPEPAFDEAAIASLVGAHGTLDILVNGAVRTGFWPLDGLTMEEWDRVHAVNARAAFLLMKAAVTVMRAHGRGGRLINISTIGSVHPVLNGNYAYGASRAATNALTRQFALDFAADGILANAILVGAVLSDPFPDGCQMPPTGPGATPGRMLRGLGSPEDIVPTALLLASAAGRYITGQTIAVDGGFLVS; encoded by the coding sequence TTGCTCAATGCCTTCGATCTTTCTGGACAGACGGCGCTGGTTGTCGGCAACGGGAAGATTCCCCATGCTATCGCCCGGCTGTTCGCTGAAGCCGGCGCCGTGGTCACTCACGAGCCGGAACCCGCCTTCGACGAAGCTGCCATAGCCTCGCTGGTCGGGGCGCATGGCACCCTTGATATTCTGGTCAACGGCGCGGTGCGGACCGGGTTCTGGCCGCTCGACGGGTTGACCATGGAGGAATGGGATCGCGTGCATGCGGTCAATGCACGAGCGGCGTTTCTGCTGATGAAAGCTGCGGTGACAGTCATGCGCGCGCATGGTCGTGGTGGCCGCCTCATCAACATCTCCACCATCGGATCGGTGCATCCCGTGCTGAACGGCAACTACGCCTACGGAGCTTCGCGAGCGGCCACCAACGCCTTGACCCGCCAGTTCGCGCTCGACTTCGCGGCCGATGGCATCCTCGCTAACGCGATCCTGGTGGGTGCCGTCCTGTCCGATCCGTTTCCGGACGGATGCCAGATGCCACCGACCGGGCCGGGCGCGACGCCCGGCCGGATGTTGCGGGGCCTCGGTTCGCCCGAGGATATCGTACCGACCGCCTTGCTGCTCGCTTCTGCGGCGGGCCGCTACATCACCGGGCAGACCATCGCGGTGGATGGCGGGTTCCTGGTCTCCTGA